One window of the Colletotrichum destructivum chromosome 6, complete sequence genome contains the following:
- a CDS encoding Putative Ion channel regulatory protein, UNC-93, whose product MAEYADASAGDVIPPKSERHPVRWHRSTFYNMTILGLCNLAAPGIWGAMNSLGAGGAASPKVVNAANALTFCLMVVSCYFSSVIVHYIGIKGALIFGTIGYAPFAAGLYTNNRYGIEWLMLLGAALCGISAGVFWMAEAAIAIAYPEPWNRGKALGYWLTYRLCGQILGGAINLGLNADNDQAGKVSYTVFIIFIAIQAAGPFVGLFLNKPDKVERQDGQKVSLAILENPWFEIKATTRNLFTPKFLLIILWIGQAVFAEAVFFTYLATWFSVRSRALGSFLSGIVAVISGNLLGHWLDRAKVSLKMRTRSTFWTLVVTQGAWWLWATILATRFRQTRPTHDWVSPGFGSAFAVYIFLTIGFQLNYLFLYFIVTNLAKGEEEVIRYAALLRGVESAWQAVSYGLTSLTIFGEVGAIYFNFALWAVAIGPAWLVLRHFGSGLKAHEEEVREVGAVVSSEDGESDTKQH is encoded by the exons ATGGCAGAGtacgccgacgcctccgCGGGCGATGTCATCCCCCCAAAGTCGGAGCGTCACCCAG TGCGATGGCACCGCTCGACCTTTTACAACATGACCATCCTCGGCCTGTGCAATCTCGCGGCGCCGGGCATCTGGGGAGCCATGAACTCGctcggcgcaggcggcgccgcctcgcccaaggtcgtcaacgccgccaacgccttGACCTTCTGCCTCATGGTCGTCTCGTGCTACTTCtcctccgtcatcgtccaCTACATCGGCATCAAGGGCGCCTTGATCTTCGGAAC TATCGGTTACGcccccttcgccgccggcctctACACCAACAACCGCTACGGCATCGAGTGGCTCAtgcttctcggcgccgccctctgcggcatctcggccggcgtcttctggatggccgaggctgccatcgccatcgcctaCCCGGAGCCCTGGAATCGCGGCAAGGCGCTCGGCTACTGGCTGACCTACCGCCTCTGCGGCCagatcctcggcggcgccatcaacctcggcctcaacgccgacaacgaccagGCCGGCAAGGTCTCGTACAccgtcttcatcatcttcatcgccatccaggccgcAGGGCCCTTTGTCGGCCTGTTCCTCAACAAGCCCGACAAGGTGGAGCGGCAGGACGGGCAGAAGGTCAGCCTGGCCATCCTCGAGAACCCGTGGTTCGAGAtcaaggcgacgacgaggaaccTGTTCACGCCCAAGTTCCTGCTCATTATCCTGTGGATCGGCCAGGCtgtcttcgccgaggccgtcttcttcacctACCTTGCCA CTTGGTTTTCAGTCCGGTCTAGAGCTCTCGGCTCGTTCCTGTCCGGCATCGTTGCCGTGATCTCCGGCAACCTCCTCGGT CACTGGCTCGACCGCGCCAAGGTCTCGCTCAAGATGCGCACCCGTTCAACCTTTTGgaccctcgtcgtcacccaGGGCGCCTGGTGGCTCTGGGCCACCATACTCGCCACGCGCTTCCGCCAGACACGCCCGACGCACGACTGGGTCAGCCCAGGCTTCGGCTCCGCCTTTGCCGTCTACATCTTCCTCACCATCGGCTTCCAGCTGAACTACCTCTTTCT GTACTTCATCGTCACAAACctggccaagggcgaggaggaggtcatCCGCTACGCGGCGCTCCTACGCGGCGTCGAGTCAGCGTGGCAGGCCGTCAGCTACGGCCTCACCTCCCTCACGATCTTTGGCGAGGTGGGTGCCATCTACTTCAATTTTGCACTGTGggccgtcgccatcgggCCTGCGTGGCTTGTCCTGCGGCACTTCGGCTCCGGACTGAAAGCgcacgaggaggaggtccgcgaggtcggcgccgttgtgtcgagcgaggacggcgagtCGGATACCAAGCAGCACTAG
- a CDS encoding Putative Luciferase-like domain-containing protein — protein sequence MTDTTGSKPKKSLVLNAFVEMCSGHQSPGLWRHPDDQSWRFNEITHWVELAKLLEEAKFHGIFIADVLGGYDVYSQSLDPAKISGAQWPVNEPLAPIAAMAAVTKSIGFGVTVSTTYEQPYHLARRLSTVDHLSGGRLGWNIVTSYLDSAAKNMGLAQQPQHDDRYAQAEEYIKVMYKLFESSWRDDAVKLDRKSGVYTQPELVRKIDHNGRFFNVPGPHIVQPSPQRTPLLLQAGTSKAGKQFAAQHAEAIFVSAHAPAVCAKNIAEIRQLARAEYGRDGNDIKVLALVTPILGATEEEAQAKLADYRQYASHEGALALFGGWTGIDLSKYGDDEELRQVESNAVKSTVEGYARFSPGTAKWTKHTIAEHVSIGGNGPIFVGTAAQVADGLEAWIEEADVDGFNFAYALFPQSFKDIIDLLLPELRRRGLFWDDYAVPGGTYRENFYRKKGQTGPLDEHVAASYRWKAGVPAEEAKIPE from the exons ATGACCGACACGACAGGAAGCAAGCCAAAGAAGAGCCTCGTGCTCAATGCCTTCGTGGAGATGT GCAGCGGGCACCAGTCACCTGGACTCTGGAGGCACCCCGACGACCAGTCGTGGCGCTTCAACGAGATCACCCACTGGGTCGAGCTCGCaaagctgctcgaggaggccaagttCCACGGCATCTTCATCGCCGACGTTCTCG GTGGTTACGACGTGTACTCGCAGTCTCTCGACCCTGCAAAGATCTCTGGTGCTCAATGGCCCGTCAACGAGCCGCTGGCACCCATCGCGGCTATGGCTGCCGTGACGAAGAgcatcggcttcggcgtgACCGTCTCGACGACATACGAGCAGCCGTATCACTTGGCTAGGCGGCTGTCCACTGTAGACCACCTCAGTGGTGGCCG GCTAGGATGGAAT ATCGTAACCAGCTACCTCGATTCGGCGGCGAAGAACATGGGCCTCGCCCAGCAGCCCCAG CACGACGATAGATACGCACAGGCCGAGGAGTACATCAAGGTCATGTACAAGCTCTTCGAGTCCTCGTGGCGtgacgatgccgtcaagCTCGACCGCAAGTCGGGCGTCTACACCCAGCCCGAGCTGGTGCGCAAGATCGACCACAACGGGCGCTTCTTCAACGTCCCCGGCCCGCACATTGTGCAGCCCAGCCCGCAGCGCACGCCGCTGCTCTTGCAGGCCGGCACGTCCAAGGCGGGAAAGCAGTTCGCGGCGCAGCACGCCGAAGCCATCTTCGTGTCGGCGCACGCGCCCGCCGTGTGTGCCAAGAACATCGCCGAGATCCGCCAGCTCGCGCGCGCGGAGTACGGGCGCGACGGGAACGACATCAAGGTGCTTGCACTCGTGACGCCGATCCTGGGagcgacggaggaggaggcgcagGCGAAGCTGGCGGACTACCGGCAGTACGCTTCGCACGAGGGTGCGCTGGCGCTGTTCGGCGGGTGGACGGGCATTGACCTGAGCAagtacggcgacgacgaggagctgagGCAGGTCGAGAGCAACGCGGTCAAGTCAACGGTCGAGGGATACGCGCGGTTCTCGCCAGGCACAGCCAAGTGGACGAAGCACACGATCGCCGAGCACgtcagcatcggcggcaacggaCCCATCTTCGTCGGTACGGCGGCGCAGGTGGCCGACGGGCTTGAGGCGTGgatcgaggaggccgacgtcgacggcttCAACTTT GCGTACGCCCTCTTCCCGCAATCGTTTAAGGACATCATCGACCTGCTGCTTCCGGAGTTGCGTCGCCGCGGACTGTTCTGGGACGACTACGCCGTGCCCGGCGGCACATACAGGGAGAACTTCTACCGCAAGAAGGGACAGACGGGGCCGTTGGACGAGCACGTGGCGGCGTCCTACCGGTGGAAAGCGGGTGTTCCGGCAGAGGAGGCCAAGATTCCGGAATAA
- a CDS encoding Putative acetyl-CoA hydrolase/transferase, nagB/RpiA transferase, with the protein MASPVASAALRSRVHRASMLKKLTRPQDLLQHFPNGTYLGWSGFTGVGYPKKMPTFLADHVEQNSLQGQLRYSLFVGASSGAETENRWAGLDMIERRSPHQVGKAISKGINEGRIHFHDRHLSQFPVDLVYGFYTKDRPNKNLDVVVVEATEIKPDGSIVPGASVGATPELIQMADKIIIEVNTALPSFDGLHDITMTDLPPRRKPYLITSVEDRIGSNSIPIDTEKVVGIIESDYQDQTAPNTPPDASSRAIAGHLIEYFEHEVKHGRLPKNLLPLQSGIGNIANAVVGGLKDSNFWNLKVWTEVIQDTFLDLFDSGHLDFATATSIRFSPEGFQRFYDNWDSYHNKLLLRNQQVSNSPEIIRRLGVIGMNTPVEVDIYAHANSTCVMGSRMLNGLGGSADFLRNAKYSIMHTPSTRPSKTDPHGVSCIVPMCTHIDQTEHDLDCIVTEQGLADVRGLSPRERARVIIKKCAHPVYQPILERYFDKAEFECLRKGMGHEPHLLFNSFDLHKALVEEGSMQKVKSF; encoded by the coding sequence ATGGCGTCccccgtcgcctcggccgccttgcGGTCTCGCGTCCATCGCGCGTCGATGCTCAAGAAACTCACCCGCCCCCAGGACCTCCTCCAGCACTTCCCCAACGGCACCTACCTCGGCTGGTCCGGCTTCACCGGTGTCGGCTACCCCAAGAAGATGCCTACTTTCCTTGCCGACCACGTCGAGCAGAATAGTCTCCAGGGCCAGCTGCGCTACAGCCTCTTCGTCGGTGCCTCGTCcggcgccgagacggagaaccGATGGGCCGGCCTCGACATGATCGAGCGCCGCAGCCCCCACCAGGTCGGCAAGGCCATCTCCAAGGGCATCAACGAGGGCCGCATCCACTTCCACGACAGGCATCTGTCCCAGTTccccgtcgacctcgtctaCGGCTTCTACACCAAGGACCGCCCTAACAAGAACCTggacgttgtcgtcgtcgaggccaccGAGATCAAGCCCGACGGCAGCATCGTCCCCGGAGcctccgtcggcgccaccCCCGAGCTCATCCAGATGGCCGACAAGATCATCATCGAGGTCAACACGGCGCTGCCCAGCTTCGACGGCCTGCATGACATCACCATGACCGACCTGCCGCCGCGCCGTAAGCCCTACCTCATCACGAGCGTCGAGGACCGCATCGGATCCAACTCCATCCCCATCGACACGGAAAAGGTCGTCGGTATCATCGAATCCGATTACCAAGACCAGACGGCCCCGAATACCCCCCCCGACGCTTCGTCGCGCGCCATTGCAGGCCACCTCATTGAGTACTTTGAGCACGAGGTCAAGCACGGCCGCCTGCCCAAGAACCTCCTACCCCTGCAGTCCGGCAtcggcaacatcgccaacgccgtcgtcggtggtCTCAAGGACTCCAACTTCTGGAACCTCAAAGTCTGGACCGAGGTCATCCAGGACACTTTCCTTGACCTCTTCGACTCAGGCCACCTTGATTTCGCGACCGCCACCTCGATCCGCTTTTCTCCCGAGGGCTTCCAGCGCTTTTACGACAACTGGGACAGCTACCACAACAAACTCCTCCTCCGCAACCAACAGGTTTCCAACTCCCCCGAGATcatccgccgcctcggcgtcaTTGGCATGAACACGCCTGTCGAAGTCGACATTTACGCACACGCCAACAGCACGTGCGTCATGGGTTCCCGCATGctcaacggcctcggcggtaGCGCCGATTTCCTCCGCAACGCCAAGTACAGCATCATGCACACTCCCTCAACTCGCCCTTCAAAGACGGACCCTCACGGAGTCAGCTGCATCGTGCCTATGTGCACGCATATCGATCAGACGGAGCACGACCTCGATTGCATCGTAACTGAACAGGGCCTCGCTGACGTGCGCGGTCTCAGTCCCCGTGAGCGCGCGCGCGTCATCATCAAGAAATGCGCCCACCCCGTCTACCAGCCCATTCTCGAGCGCTActtcgacaaggccgagttcgagtGCCTCCGCAAGGGCATGGGACACGAGCCTCACCTTCTCTTTAATTCTTTTGATCTGCACAAGGCGCTGGTTGAAGAGGGTAGCATGCAAAAGGTCAAGAGCTTTTAG
- a CDS encoding Putative UDP-glucuronosyl/UDP-glucosyltransferase, translating into MKVLISTMPFAGHINPAQPVARALIRRGHDVAWLTSASHEHLVTPTGAAFFPSPAALARHDEVPLAPDPGTWGLAAIVSTLRRLFLDRVPDQVAAYRAVLATFDADVLLVDLGAYGAHCLRDLTGLPYATLGINPLFTIDAEIPPWGSGWLPPTTFFGRWINALTHAVAARLFYTRLTAALNGHRAALGLPPLPALGFYDSARSDALHIMPTTPVFEFPRRNLPPGVRFVGPLLPLFNDDDDGGGGAFSLPEWWGEMLAHPREKVVHVTQGTYATNPANLIAPTLSALRYRSDLLVIATTRDAETLLAADSLPANARVAPFVPHARLLPHVGVMVTNAGYNGVLAALSCGVPMVCAGRSEDKADVSSRVAWAGAGVDLGTDTPGEEALRDAVERVISDGRFRKAAETVRDDFARHDGPEEAVDELEELVEKSRR; encoded by the coding sequence ATGAAGGTCCTCATCTCAACGATGCCCTTCGCGGGGCACATCAACCCGGCCCAGCccgtcgcccgcgccctcATCCGCCGCGGCCACGACGTCGCGTGGCTCACCTCGGCCTCCCACGAGCACCTCGTGACCCCGACCGGCGCCGcgttcttcccttcccccgcGGCCCTCGCGCGCCACGACGAGGTCCCGCTGGCGCCAGACCCGGGCACCTGgggcctcgccgccatcgtctcgACCCTCCGTCGACTGTTCCTCGACCGTGTGCCGGACCAGGTCGCCGCCTaccgcgccgtgctggccaCTTTTGACGCCGACGTCCTGCTGGTCGACCTGGGCGCTTACGGCGCCCACTGCCTGCGCGACCTCACGGGCCTGCCGTACGCCACGCTAGGGATCAACCCGCTCTTCACCATTGACGCCGAGATCCCGCCCTGGGGCAGCGGATGGCTACCCCCCACGACTTTCTTCGGGCGCTGGATCAACGCCTTAACGCACGCCGTCGCAGCGCGGCTGTTCTACACGCGGCTCACGGCGGCGCTGAACGGGCACCGCGCGGCACTGGGATTGCCCCCGCTGCCCGCGTTGGGCTTCTACgactcggcgaggtcggacGCGCTCCACATCATGCCCACGACGCCGGTGTTCGAATTCCCGAGGCGGAACCTACCACCAGGGGTCAGGTTCGtcgggcctctgctgccgTTGTTcaatgacgacgacgacggcggcggcggagcctTCTCCCTTCCGGAGTGGTGGGGTGAGATGCTCGCGCACCCGAGGGAGAAGGTCGTCCACGTTACGCAAGGGACGTACGCCACGAACCCGGCGAACCTCATCGCTCCCACACTGTCAGCCCTCCGGTACCGCTCCGACTTGCTCGTCATCGCGACGACCCGGGACGCGGAGAccctgctggcggcggaCTCCCTGCCGGCCAACGCGAGGGTCGCGCCCTTCGTCCCGCACGCCAGGCTTCTCCCGCATGTCGGCGTCATGGTGACGAACGCGGGGTACAACGGCGTGCTCGCGGCGCTGAGCTGCGGCGTGCCGATGGTCTGCGCGGGGCGGAGCGAGGACAAGGCGGACGTCAGCTCGAGGGTCGCgtgggccggcgccggcgtcgatctCGGGACGGACACGCCaggcgaggaggccctgAGGGACGCGGTCGAGCGGGTCATCTCGGACGGCCGGTTTCgcaaggcggcggagacggtTCGGGATGATTTTGCGAGGCACGACgggccggaggaggcggttGATGAGTTGGAGGAGCTTGTGGAGAAGAGCCGGAGGTGA
- a CDS encoding Putative leucine-rich repeat domain superfamily produces MHTFHHNFVLLNFFVLAASSVFAAPSQCPTYIDTVVPSGQNAVYGRREPGDPFLATMQDVHDTLSRCSGIKGLKLRVTGLGCSEWPDRWSFPFDLSSSSNYPSKLESLDLEGYQFDDADWKEVSQPPFRTGSKFWDTLEWLGSGRAWKWLRWLPLSRSQKEKTNLDLWLEAMDFSHIKDLALKQAWNGQPELQPLIPHLKSLRSLNITGQWAKDFILGLPADSLTHLAWHYSGETGASVLPVLRHHARSLTSLDWREPEMGQRQRRVMSPEQIAELGRMAPNLKTLTLDVNRNGTWPMEHLEALAASFPKVATVTVFFEIASECRRQLETSGRPYGYPERPKPGEELPCSGIESMAQPLLNNANAVKLFEFLREKKVGKALTKAVFYAGDWSRGWDGPIAEDQWLDGRAAFMFCEAVDKVAEGAGSKQILCQGIDTKIASSRWGSGYDEILAGDDDDDYNLAWATDLAKRARRMELLD; encoded by the coding sequence ATGCATACCTTCCACCACAATTTCGTCTTATTGaacttcttcgtcctcgccgcgTCGTCGGTATTTGCCGCCCCGTCCCAATGTCCGACCTACATCGACACCGTCGTGCCATCGGGCCAGAACGCAGTCTACGGCAGACGCGAGCCCGGCGATCCCTTCCTCGCGACGATGCAGGACGTCCACGACACACTGTCCCGCTGCTCCGGCATCAAGGGCCTCAAATTGCGCGTCACGGGGCTGGGCTGCTCCGAGTGGCCCGACAGATGGAGCTTCCCCTTCGACCTCTCGTCGAGCTCTAACTACCCTTCGAAGCTGGAATCGCTGGACCTTGAGGGCTACCAGTTCGACGACGCGGACTGGAAAGAGGTATCGCAGCCGCCGTTCCGCACCGGCTCCAAGTTCTGGGACACTCTCGAGTGGCTCGGATCGGGGAGGGCGTGGAAGTGGCTCAGATGGCTGCCGCTGTCCCGGTcgcagaaggagaagactAACCTCGATCTCTGGCTCGAAGCCATGGACTTTTCGCACATCAAGGATCTTGCTCTCAAGCAGGCTTGGAACGGTCAACCGGAATTGCAGCCTCTTATCCCGCACCTCAAATCGCTCCGATCGCTGAACATCACTGGGCAATGGGCCAAGGACTTCATCCTAGGGCTGCCGGCAGACTCGCTGACGCACCTCGCGTGGCATTACAGCGGCGAGACGGGCGCCTCCGTCCTCCCTGTCCTGCGCCACCACGCGCGGTCTCTGACGAGCCTCGACTGGCGGGAGCCGGAAATGGGacaacggcagcggcgggtCATGTCGCCCGAGcagatcgccgagctgggTCGCATGGCCCCGAACCTAAAGACGCTCACTCTCGACGTCAACCGGAACGGGACCTGGCCGATGGAGCACCTcgaggcgttggcggcgagtTTCCCCAAGGTTGCTACCGTGACCGTGTTTTTCGAGATCGCGAGCGAGTGCCGGCGCCAACTGGAGACTTCCGGACGACCATACGGGTATCCTGAGAGGCCGAAGCCGGGCGAAGAATTGCCGTGCAGCGGCATCGAGTCCATGGCGCAGCCCCTGCTGAACAATGCCAACGCAGTCAAGCTGTTTGAGTTCCTCcgggagaagaaggtcggCAAGGCGCTGACCAAGGCCGTCTTCTATGCCGGAGACTGGTCGCGGGGGTGGGACGGGCCGATAGCCGAGGATCAGTGGCTCGATGGCAGGGCGGCCTTTATGTTCTGCGAGGCCGTGGACAAAGTGGCCGAGGGCGCTGGGAGCAAGCAGATTTTGTGTCAGGGGATAGACACCAAGATTGCCTCGTCGCGCTGGGGGTCTGGGTACGACGAGATCCttgctggcgacgacgacgacgactacaaTCTGGCGTGGGCGACAGACCTAGCCAAGCGCGCCAGGCGGATGGAGTTGTTAGATTAG
- a CDS encoding Putative short-chain dehydrogenase/reductase SDR, NAD(P)-binding domain superfamily, with protein MSFPSATKTYHTESYAAISPSRPELSTKGKHAFISGGGSGIGASIAQSLAKSGITTLGLLGRTIKTLQDSKAVIEALNRDTKVHLYVADVTNAEQTSAALASFSESIGGKIDILVANAAYMANIESIPESDSSDWWRAFEISVRGNFNLLRAFHPHASPAASVIHISTAAIHLPHMPGHSAYRASKSAATKLFEYYRDENPQFFVLQVHPGLIETGMAEKFASAVVELGLKYDDIALPGDFTVWALSGEAAFLNGRFVHANWDVEELQGLREELEKDQSRFTIGLQGWF; from the coding sequence ATGTCTTTCCCCTCGGCAACCAAGACATACCACACAGAGTCGTACGCGGCCATCTCCCCATCCCGCCCGGAGTTGTCGACCAAAGGCAAGCATGCCTTCATCTCCGGTGGCGGCTCGGGCATAGGCGCCTCCATCGCACAGTCCCTCGCAAAGTCGGGCATCACGACCCTGGGTCTCCTTGGACGAACAATCAAGACCCTGCAAGACAGcaaggccgtcatcgagGCCCTGAACCGCGACACCAAAGTCCATCTGTACGTCGCCGATGTCACGAACGCCGAACAGACCAGTgccgccctggcctccttctccgagtccatcggcggcaagatcgacatcctcgtcgccaacgccgcctaCATGGCCAACATCGAATCCATCCCCGAATCCGACTCCTCTGACTGGTGGCGCGCCTTCGAGATCAGCGTCCGCGGCAACTTCAACCTCCTCCGCGCCTTCCACCCGCAcgcctcccccgccgcctccgtcatccacatctccaccgccgccatccactTGCCCCACATGCCCGGCCACTCCGCCTACCGCGCCTCCAAGAGCGCCGCGACGAAGCTGTTCGAGTACTACCGGGACGAGAACCCGCAGTTCTTCGTGCTACAGGTCCACCCGGGCCTTATCGAAACCGGCATGGCCGAGAAGTTCGCGTCCGCGGTAGTGGAGCTGGGGCTGAAGTACGACGACATCGCGCTGCCCGGGGACTTTACGGTGTGGGCACTGAGCGGGGAGGCTGCCTTCTTGAACGGGCGGTTCGTGCATGCGAACTGGGACGTGGAGGAGCTGCAGGGGCTTCGGGAGGAGCTGGAAAAGGACCAGAGCCGCTTCACCATCGGGCTGCAGGGCTGGTTCTAG
- a CDS encoding Putative cerato-ulmin hydrophobin family, Hydrophobin superfamily, whose protein sequence is MKPIAVFFALLASTAVAAPTNLQGTEVLDACASDSVGSAGTILEDISVLSAICKLGTPVCCPVDVAGVESLPCAAPSTAPVTIAGFQASCKVNGDHRPRCCVLDIVSCFCDNVLVVSALTKAS, encoded by the exons ATGAAGCCCATTGCGGTCTTCTTTGCGCTTCTCGCTTCCACCGCGGTCGCTGCGCCTACAAACCTGCAGGGCACCGAGGTCCTGGACGCATGCGCCTCGGACTCTGTCGGAAGTGCCGGGACTATCCTAGAAGATATCTCTGTTCTTTCCGCCATCTGCAAGCTCGGCACACCGGTCTGCTGCCCAGTCGATGTTGCGGGCGTTGAATCTCTgccctgcgccgccc CCTCTACTGCCCCCGTCACTATTGCTGGCTTCCAAGCTTCATGCAAAGTCAATGGTGATCATCGCCCAAGATGTTGTGTTCTTGACATTGTAAGTTGCTTTTGTGACAATGTGTTGGTGGTATCTGCGCTTACAAAGGCTTCGTAG
- a CDS encoding Putative TauD/TfdA-like domain, taurine dioxygenase TauD-like superfamily, with the protein MGSVSEALRPAPYGPAIHLPAPYPEKTEFPLSLAASHPNTHIAALVAEVEELSSSGKLRGLLDKHGAVYFQNLGLESAEQFSQFAHAFGWTAHEDIGNPVRRTIHAKNVATANEGPNTQPVYPHNEFGLSPHFPAYVFFYCASAPETGMYELGSPCYFVGLGSNNVGGETPINNSVVLYRRLRERHPDFIDEIEKKGVKYQLFYPNGPRDQTSSAGTTLLQAYGRNVSDSDDTETARVKIETEVKRLATAQWVWENQSDSNPLGDLRVWQHLPAVRNHPRTGDTAFFNNVVSRFLNAIDADTLQPPHINKDGKYQPPAFYGDGSLIPREFLDSAVEIIKSVISLWLRRRLNHAVQHGREPWTGDRRLLASLWDESSGQTH; encoded by the exons ATGGGATCCGTTTCCGAGGCGCTCAGACCAGCTCCGTACGGCCCCGCTATCCACTTGCCGGCCCCGTATCCGGAAAAGACGGAGTTCCCCCTGTCCCTGGCGGCGTCCCACCCGAATACCCATATAGCGGCtcttgtcgccgaggtcgaagagctTTCATCCAGCGGCAAGCTACGGGGTCTACTAGACAAGCACGGAGCCGTCTACTTCCAGAACCTGGGCCTGGAGAGCGCCGAGCAGTTTTCTCAGTTCGCGCACGCGTTCGGCTGGACGGCCCACGAGGACATTGGGAACCCCGTTCGACGCACCATCCACGCCAAGAACGTGGCAACGGCCAACGAAGGACCTAACACGCAGCCAGTCTATCCTCATAATGAGTTTGGGTTGAGCCCGCATTTCCCGGCGTATGTATTCTTCTATTGCGCATCGGCGCCAGAGACTGGTATGTACGAGCTAGGTTCACCTTGTTATTTTGTCGGCTTGGGCTCTAATAACGTAGGCGGTGAAACTCCCATCAACAACTCCGTCGTTCTCTACCGCCGATTAAGAGAGAGGCATCCCGACTTCATTGATGAAATCGAAAAAAAG GGTGTTAAATATCAACTATTCTACCCCAACGGGCCCCGTGACCAGACGTCTTCTGCGGGAACAACGCTCCTGCAGGCGTATGGCCGAAACGTCTCGGACAGCGACGACACCGAGACGGCTCGGGTTAAGATCGAGACCGAGGTGAAGCGCTTGGCAACCGCGCAGTGGGTCTGGGAGAACCAATCCGACAGCAACCCACTCGGGGATCTGAGAGTCTGGCAACATCTGCCTG CTGTGAGAAACCACCCACGGACAGGAGACACAGCATTTTTCAACAACGTAGTGTCCCGGTTCCTGAATGCGATTGACGCCGACACCTTGCAGCCACCCCACATCAACAAGGACGGGAAGTACCAGCCGCCGGCATTT TATGGCGATGGCTCTTTGATACCGAGAGAATTCCTCGATTCGGCCGTTGAGATTATCAAGTCTGTTATTAGTCTCTGGTTACGCAGGCGGTTA AATCATGCCGTACAGCACGGGCGAGAGCCGTGGACCGG AGATCGAAGGCTCCTTGCCAGTCTATGGGATGAGTCATCTGGACAAACACATTGA